In Prescottella soli, a genomic segment contains:
- a CDS encoding MaoC/PaaZ C-terminal domain-containing protein: MPIDPSIAIGAELPAQEFSWTPSDVQLYHLGIGAGSRPLDPRELRYLDDSKPQVLPTFATVVANIHATEAPRVSFPGVEIDLAKVVHGSQEVTVHQPIPASGSARTTTRIVEVWDKGKAAVIVQESSTVALDGSPLWTARSSIFARGEGGFGGERGPSESVALPDRQPDAEVLSPVLPQQALLYRMCGDRNPLHSDPEFASAAGFPAPILHGLCTYGIVCKAATDTVLDGDADRVKGFRARFAGVVYPGETLRTRIWREGDRLLLSATVPERDDSPALADVVLTVA; encoded by the coding sequence GTGCCCATCGATCCCTCGATCGCGATCGGAGCCGAGCTCCCCGCCCAGGAGTTCTCCTGGACACCGTCCGACGTGCAGCTCTACCACCTCGGCATCGGGGCGGGTTCCCGTCCGCTCGATCCGCGCGAGCTGCGCTACCTCGACGACTCCAAGCCGCAGGTGCTGCCGACGTTCGCGACGGTTGTGGCCAACATCCACGCGACCGAGGCTCCGCGTGTGTCGTTCCCGGGCGTCGAGATCGACCTGGCCAAGGTCGTCCACGGCAGCCAGGAAGTGACCGTGCACCAGCCGATTCCGGCCAGCGGGTCGGCACGGACCACCACCCGGATCGTCGAGGTGTGGGACAAGGGCAAGGCCGCGGTGATCGTGCAGGAGTCCTCGACGGTGGCGCTCGACGGATCGCCGCTGTGGACGGCGCGGTCGTCGATCTTCGCGCGCGGCGAGGGCGGGTTCGGAGGCGAACGCGGGCCGTCGGAGTCCGTCGCGCTCCCCGACCGTCAGCCCGACGCGGAGGTGCTCTCACCCGTCCTCCCGCAGCAGGCGCTCCTGTACCGCATGTGCGGAGATCGCAATCCTCTCCATTCGGATCCCGAATTCGCCTCCGCGGCGGGCTTCCCTGCGCCTATCCTTCATGGGCTGTGCACATACGGAATCGTGTGCAAGGCGGCGACCGACACCGTCCTCGACGGTGATGCCGATCGGGTCAAGGGATTTCGGGCCCGATTCGCCGGTGTGGTCTATCCCGGTGAGACGCTCCGGACTCGGATCTGGCGCGAGGGCGACCGACTGCTGCTCTCGGCAACGGTTCCCGAGCGCGACGACTCGCCCGCCCTGGCGGACGTCGTGCTCACCGTCGCGTAG
- a CDS encoding acetaldehyde dehydrogenase (acetylating) — translation MTKASVAIVGSGNISTDLLYKLQRSQWLEPRWMIGIDPASEGLARARKMGLETTAEGVDWLLNQTEKPDMIFEATSAHVHRAAAPKYAEHGIRAIDLTPAAVGPAVVPPANLREHLEAPNVNMITCGGQATIPIVHAVSRVVDVPYAEIVASVASVSAGPGTRANIDEFTKTTSRGVEVIGGADRGKAIIILNPADPPMIMRDTIFCAIPEDADRDAITESIHQVVADIQQYVPGYRLLNEPQFSDPTVVSGGHATVTTFVEVEGAGDFLPPYAGNLDIMTAAATKVGEEIARQLLSVEA, via the coding sequence ATGACGAAGGCAAGTGTCGCGATCGTGGGTTCCGGCAACATCAGCACGGACCTGCTCTACAAGTTGCAGCGATCCCAGTGGCTCGAGCCTCGCTGGATGATCGGCATCGATCCCGCCAGCGAGGGACTCGCACGGGCCCGGAAGATGGGGCTCGAGACCACCGCCGAGGGTGTCGACTGGCTGCTGAACCAGACCGAGAAGCCCGACATGATCTTCGAGGCGACGTCCGCGCACGTGCACCGCGCCGCCGCCCCCAAGTACGCCGAACACGGGATCCGCGCAATCGATCTCACCCCCGCCGCGGTCGGCCCGGCCGTCGTCCCGCCGGCGAACCTGCGCGAGCATCTCGAGGCGCCGAACGTCAACATGATCACGTGCGGCGGCCAGGCGACGATCCCGATCGTGCACGCGGTCTCCCGTGTCGTCGACGTGCCGTACGCGGAGATCGTCGCGTCGGTCGCGTCGGTCTCGGCCGGACCCGGTACGCGCGCGAACATCGACGAGTTCACCAAGACCACCAGCCGCGGCGTCGAGGTGATAGGCGGCGCCGACCGGGGCAAGGCCATCATCATCCTGAACCCGGCGGATCCGCCGATGATCATGCGCGACACCATCTTCTGTGCCATCCCGGAGGATGCCGACCGCGATGCGATCACCGAGTCGATCCATCAGGTGGTCGCGGACATTCAGCAGTACGTGCCCGGCTATCGGTTGCTCAACGAGCCGCAGTTCAGTGACCCGACCGTCGTATCGGGCGGGCACGCCACTGTCACCACCTTCGTCGAGGTCGAGGGTGCGGGCGACTTCCTGCCGCCCTACGCAGGCAACCTCGACATCATGACCGCGGCGGCAACCAAGGTGGGCGAGGAGATCGCCCGACAGCTTCTGAGTGTGGAGGCGTGA
- the kstD gene encoding 3-oxosteroid 1-dehydrogenase: MFYMSKQEYDIVVVGSGAAGMTAALTAAHQGLSVVVVEKAAHYGGSSARSGGGVWIPNNEVLQRDGVTDTPDAARTYLHSIIGDVVDPEKIDTYIDRGPEMLSFVLKNSALELQWVPNYSDYYPEAPGGRLGGRSVEPTPFDGNRLGDDRKNLEPDYVKAPKNFVITQADYRWLNLLMRNRRGPLRAMKVGMRFLAAKARGKDLLVRGQALMAGLRIGLRDAGVPILLNTPLTDLYTEGDVVRGVKVLVDGEEQIIHARHGVVLGSGGFEHNDEMRKKYQRAPIGTEWTVGAKANTGEGIVAGQKLGAAVDFMDDAWWGPSIPLTGGPWFALSERTLPGCIMVNTRGKRFGNEAAPYVEAVHTMYGGEYGQGEGPGENVPTWMILDQRYRNRYTFAGITPRSPFPGRWLKAGIIVKAGTIAELAEKTGLPVDALTETVERFNGFARNGKDDDFGRGDSGYDHYYGDPRLKNPSLAEITKAPFYAIKMVPGDLGTKGGIVTDVDGRALREDGSVIAGLYAAGNCSSPVMGHTYAGPGATIGPAMTFAYLAVLDIADRARAAAESVTN, translated from the coding sequence GTGTTCTACATGAGCAAGCAGGAATACGACATCGTCGTCGTCGGTAGCGGTGCTGCCGGTATGACGGCCGCCCTGACCGCCGCACACCAGGGCCTGAGCGTGGTCGTCGTCGAGAAGGCGGCCCACTACGGCGGCTCGTCCGCACGGTCGGGCGGAGGTGTCTGGATCCCGAACAACGAGGTGCTCCAGCGTGACGGCGTCACCGACACCCCCGATGCGGCCCGCACCTATCTGCACAGCATCATCGGCGACGTCGTCGACCCCGAGAAGATCGACACCTACATCGATCGCGGCCCGGAGATGCTCTCGTTCGTGCTGAAGAACAGTGCACTGGAACTGCAGTGGGTGCCGAACTACTCGGACTACTACCCGGAGGCGCCCGGTGGACGTCTCGGCGGTCGCTCCGTCGAGCCGACCCCGTTCGACGGCAACCGTCTCGGCGACGACCGCAAGAACCTCGAGCCGGACTACGTGAAGGCTCCCAAGAACTTCGTCATCACGCAGGCCGACTACCGCTGGCTGAACCTGCTGATGCGCAACCGTCGTGGCCCGCTGCGCGCGATGAAGGTCGGCATGCGCTTCCTGGCCGCGAAGGCACGCGGCAAGGATCTGCTCGTGCGCGGCCAGGCCCTGATGGCCGGTCTGCGGATCGGCCTCCGTGACGCCGGCGTCCCCATCCTGCTGAACACCCCGCTCACCGATCTCTACACGGAGGGCGACGTCGTGCGCGGCGTGAAGGTGCTCGTCGACGGCGAGGAGCAGATCATCCACGCCCGCCACGGTGTGGTCCTGGGCTCGGGAGGCTTCGAGCACAACGACGAGATGCGCAAGAAGTACCAGCGCGCACCGATCGGCACGGAGTGGACCGTGGGCGCCAAGGCCAACACCGGCGAGGGAATCGTCGCCGGCCAGAAGCTCGGCGCGGCAGTCGACTTCATGGACGACGCGTGGTGGGGTCCGTCTATCCCGCTCACCGGCGGACCGTGGTTCGCGCTGTCCGAGCGCACGCTGCCGGGCTGCATCATGGTCAACACCCGTGGCAAGCGATTCGGCAACGAGGCCGCTCCGTACGTCGAGGCCGTCCACACGATGTACGGCGGCGAGTACGGCCAGGGCGAGGGTCCGGGCGAGAACGTCCCCACCTGGATGATCCTCGACCAGCGCTACCGCAACCGGTACACCTTCGCCGGCATCACCCCGCGCTCGCCGTTCCCGGGCCGCTGGCTCAAGGCCGGAATCATCGTCAAGGCCGGCACGATCGCCGAGCTCGCCGAGAAGACCGGGCTGCCCGTCGACGCCCTCACCGAGACGGTGGAGCGGTTCAACGGCTTCGCCCGCAACGGCAAGGACGACGACTTCGGTCGCGGCGACAGCGGATACGACCACTACTACGGCGATCCGCGCCTGAAGAACCCCAGCCTCGCCGAGATCACCAAGGCGCCGTTCTACGCGATCAAGATGGTCCCGGGCGACCTCGGCACCAAGGGCGGCATCGTCACCGACGTCGACGGCCGCGCGCTCCGCGAGGACGGCTCCGTGATCGCCGGGCTCTACGCCGCGGGCAACTGCAGCTCCCCGGTCATGGGACACACCTACGCCGGCCCCGGCGCGACGATCGGTCCCGCGATGACGTTCGCGTACCTCGCCGTGCTCGACATCGCCGACCGCGCCCGTGCCGCTGCGGAATCCGTGACGAACTGA
- the hsaA gene encoding 3-hydroxy-9,10-secoandrosta-1,3,5(10)-triene-9,17-dione monooxygenase oxygenase subunit has translation MQRIDALLPVLRERAQETEDLRRIPDESIKALQETGFFRLVQPKQWGGIEADPVTFYTAVRNIASACGSTGWVAGILGIHNWHLALFDQQAQADVWGNDTDVRISSSYAPMGAGEVVDGGYKVNGAWAWSSGCDHASWVVVGGPVIKDGRPVDFGSFLIPREDYEIDDVWNVVGLKGTGSNTVVVKDVFVPRHRFLSFKAMSDLTAPGLQQNTAPLYKMPWGTIHPTTISTPIVGMAYGAYDAHVEHQGKRVRAAYAGEKAKDDPFAKIRIAEASSDIDAAWRQLSGNVADEYAKLLAGEEIPIELRLRARRDQVRATGRAIASIDLLFENSGATALANGTPIQRFWRDAHAGRVHAANDAERAYVMFGGAEFGLPLTDTMV, from the coding sequence ATGCAGCGGATCGACGCGCTACTGCCGGTGCTGCGTGAACGCGCGCAGGAGACCGAGGATCTTCGCCGCATCCCCGACGAGTCCATCAAGGCTCTGCAGGAGACCGGTTTCTTCCGGCTGGTGCAGCCCAAGCAGTGGGGTGGCATCGAGGCCGATCCCGTCACCTTCTACACCGCGGTGCGCAACATCGCGAGCGCCTGTGGCTCCACCGGTTGGGTCGCCGGCATCCTCGGCATCCACAACTGGCACCTGGCGCTGTTCGACCAGCAGGCCCAGGCGGACGTCTGGGGTAACGACACCGACGTCCGGATCTCGTCGTCGTACGCGCCGATGGGTGCCGGCGAGGTCGTCGACGGCGGATACAAGGTCAACGGCGCGTGGGCCTGGTCGTCGGGCTGTGACCACGCCTCGTGGGTCGTCGTCGGCGGTCCGGTCATCAAGGACGGCCGCCCGGTCGACTTCGGCAGCTTCCTGATCCCGCGTGAGGACTACGAGATCGACGACGTGTGGAACGTCGTCGGGCTCAAGGGCACCGGCAGCAACACGGTCGTCGTCAAGGACGTGTTCGTGCCGCGGCACCGCTTCCTGAGCTTCAAGGCGATGAGCGACCTCACCGCCCCGGGTCTGCAGCAGAACACTGCTCCGCTCTACAAGATGCCGTGGGGCACGATCCATCCCACGACCATCTCGACCCCGATCGTCGGCATGGCGTACGGCGCGTACGACGCGCACGTCGAGCACCAGGGCAAGCGCGTGCGCGCGGCCTACGCAGGCGAGAAGGCCAAGGACGACCCGTTCGCCAAGATCCGCATCGCCGAGGCGTCCAGCGACATCGACGCCGCGTGGCGTCAGCTGTCCGGCAACGTCGCCGACGAGTACGCGAAGCTTCTTGCCGGCGAGGAGATCCCGATCGAGCTCCGCCTGCGTGCTCGCCGTGACCAGGTTCGTGCCACCGGTCGTGCGATCGCATCGATCGACCTGCTGTTCGAGAACTCGGGTGCCACGGCCCTCGCGAACGGCACGCCGATCCAGCGCTTCTGGCGCGACGCACACGCGGGCCGGGTCCACGCGGCCAACGACGCCGAGCGCGCCTACGTGATGTTCGGTGGCGCCGAGTTCGGTCTGCCGCTCACGGACACGATGGTCTAG
- the dmpG gene encoding 4-hydroxy-2-oxovalerate aldolase produces the protein MSNSGKTANRTDGIHFDGAWDIRITDTSLRDGSHHKRHQFTGAEVRDIVTALDGAGVPVIEVTHGDGLGGSSFNYGFSKTPEQELIKIAVDTAKRAKIAFLMLPGVGVKEDIVEAQDNGASICRIATHCTEADVSIQHFGLARDRGLETVGFLMMAHTVSPEKLAEQGRIMADAGCQCVYVVDSAGALVLEQVAERVEALVQELGRDAQVGFHGHENLGLGVANSIAAVRAGAKQIDGSTRRFGAGAGNAPVEALVGVCDKIGVKTGIDFFAIAEAAEDVVRPTMPAECLLDRQALMMGYAGVYSSFLKHAELQAERYGVSTAEMLVRAGKRKLVGGQEDQLIDIALELQHEAASR, from the coding sequence ATGAGCAACAGCGGCAAGACGGCGAACCGGACCGACGGCATCCACTTCGACGGCGCCTGGGACATCCGAATCACCGATACCTCGCTCCGCGACGGATCGCACCACAAGCGGCACCAGTTCACCGGTGCGGAGGTGCGTGACATCGTCACCGCCCTCGACGGGGCCGGCGTGCCGGTCATCGAGGTCACTCACGGCGACGGTCTCGGTGGCTCGTCGTTCAACTACGGATTCTCGAAGACCCCGGAGCAGGAACTGATCAAGATCGCCGTCGACACGGCGAAGCGGGCGAAGATCGCGTTCCTCATGCTGCCCGGCGTCGGCGTCAAGGAGGACATTGTCGAGGCGCAGGACAACGGCGCGTCGATCTGCCGTATCGCCACCCACTGCACCGAGGCCGACGTCTCCATCCAGCACTTCGGGCTGGCCCGCGACCGCGGGCTCGAGACCGTCGGCTTCCTGATGATGGCGCACACCGTCTCGCCGGAGAAGCTGGCCGAGCAGGGCCGCATCATGGCCGATGCCGGCTGCCAGTGCGTGTACGTCGTCGACTCGGCCGGGGCGCTGGTTCTCGAGCAGGTCGCCGAGCGCGTGGAGGCGCTCGTCCAGGAACTGGGCCGGGATGCCCAGGTCGGCTTCCACGGGCACGAGAACCTGGGCCTGGGGGTGGCGAACTCGATCGCAGCCGTCCGGGCGGGCGCCAAGCAGATCGACGGCAGCACCCGACGTTTCGGGGCCGGGGCCGGTAACGCTCCGGTCGAGGCACTCGTCGGCGTGTGCGACAAGATCGGGGTGAAGACCGGGATCGACTTCTTCGCGATCGCCGAGGCCGCGGAGGACGTCGTGCGTCCCACGATGCCGGCCGAGTGCCTGCTCGACCGGCAGGCCCTGATGATGGGCTACGCGGGCGTGTACTCGAGCTTCCTCAAGCACGCCGAACTGCAGGCCGAGCGCTACGGCGTCTCCACCGCGGAGATGCTCGTGCGTGCCGGCAAGCGCAAGCTCGTCGGCGGCCAGGAGGATCAGCTCATCGACATCGCGCTCGAGCTGCAGCACGAGGCGGCGTCCCGCTAG
- a CDS encoding Rieske 2Fe-2S domain-containing protein — protein MAQIREIDVGAPQTRFARGWHCIGLESEFLDGKPHAVEAFGTKLVVFADSQNKLHVLDAYCRHMGGDLSQGEVKGDSVACPFHDWRWGGNGKCTDIPYARRVPPIARTRSWTTLQRNKQLFIWNDPEGNPPPDDVTIPELPQVMTDEWTDWQWNRILVEGSNCREIVDNVVDMAHFFYVHFGFPKYFKNVFEGHVATQYLQNHGRPDVGSMGTQYGDSVLDSEASYFGPSYMVNWLHNNYSGYKVESVLINCHYPVTQDSFMLMYGVSVEKPKGLDDATSNKLARKFTEGVAMGFEQDVAIWKNKTKIENPLLCEEDGPVYQLRRWYDQFYVDVADIDEKATQRFEFEIDTTKAVEAWQREVDANLARQAEEKAAAEAADHKTGV, from the coding sequence ATGGCGCAGATTCGTGAGATCGATGTGGGAGCTCCGCAGACGCGTTTCGCACGCGGTTGGCACTGCATCGGCCTGGAGAGCGAATTCCTCGACGGCAAGCCGCACGCGGTCGAGGCGTTCGGCACCAAGCTGGTGGTCTTCGCCGACAGCCAGAACAAGCTGCACGTGCTCGACGCATACTGCCGGCACATGGGCGGCGACCTGAGCCAGGGCGAGGTCAAGGGCGACTCCGTCGCGTGCCCGTTCCACGACTGGCGCTGGGGCGGCAACGGCAAGTGCACGGACATCCCGTATGCCCGGCGCGTGCCGCCGATCGCGCGGACCCGTTCGTGGACCACGTTGCAGCGCAACAAGCAGCTGTTCATCTGGAACGACCCCGAGGGCAACCCGCCGCCGGACGACGTCACGATCCCGGAGCTGCCGCAGGTCATGACCGACGAGTGGACCGACTGGCAGTGGAACCGGATACTCGTCGAGGGCTCCAACTGCCGCGAGATCGTCGACAACGTCGTGGACATGGCGCACTTCTTCTACGTCCACTTCGGGTTCCCGAAGTACTTCAAGAACGTCTTCGAGGGCCACGTCGCGACCCAGTACCTGCAGAACCACGGCCGGCCGGACGTCGGCAGCATGGGCACGCAGTACGGCGATTCGGTGCTGGACTCCGAGGCGTCGTACTTCGGCCCGTCGTACATGGTCAACTGGCTGCACAACAACTACAGCGGGTACAAGGTCGAGAGCGTCCTGATCAACTGCCACTACCCGGTCACCCAGGACTCGTTCATGCTCATGTACGGCGTGAGCGTGGAGAAGCCGAAGGGCCTCGACGACGCCACCAGCAACAAGCTCGCCCGCAAGTTCACCGAGGGCGTGGCGATGGGCTTCGAGCAGGACGTCGCGATCTGGAAGAACAAGACCAAGATCGAGAACCCGCTCCTGTGCGAGGAGGACGGCCCGGTCTACCAGCTGCGCCGCTGGTACGACCAGTTCTACGTCGACGTCGCCGACATCGACGAGAAGGCGACGCAGCGCTTCGAGTTCGAGATCGACACCACCAAGGCCGTCGAGGCCTGGCAGCGTGAGGTCGACGCGAACCTGGCGCGTCAGGCGGAGGAGAAGGCCGCCGCCGAGGCCGCCGATCACAAGACGGGGGTGTGA
- the hsaD gene encoding 4,5:9,10-diseco-3-hydroxy-5,9,17-trioxoandrosta-1(10),2-diene-4-oate hydrolase, translating to MTATESAELTYESTSRFAQVRPDLKLHYHEAGVGNGPTIVLLHGGGPGASSWSNFAKNIPVLAQQFHVIAVDQPGYGQSDKPTEHPQYFRHSASALKDLLDTIGITERVHLLGNSLGGGAAVRFALDYPDRAGRLVLMGPGGLSVNLFAPDPTEGVKNLGKFSYQPTRENLEAFLRIMVFDQKLITDQLIDERFAAASTPESLAAAKAMGKSFSSSEFELGMLWRDAYKLRQPVLLIWGREDRVNPIDGALVALKMIPRVQLHVFGGCGHWAQLEKFDEFNRLASDFLLDGGKR from the coding sequence ATGACGGCAACCGAATCCGCTGAGCTGACGTACGAGTCGACGTCACGCTTCGCGCAGGTCCGGCCGGACCTGAAGCTGCACTACCACGAGGCAGGCGTCGGCAACGGCCCGACGATCGTGCTGCTGCACGGCGGTGGGCCGGGCGCGTCGTCGTGGTCGAACTTCGCGAAGAACATTCCCGTTCTGGCGCAGCAGTTCCACGTGATCGCGGTCGACCAGCCCGGCTACGGCCAGTCCGACAAACCGACCGAGCACCCGCAGTACTTCCGGCACAGTGCGTCTGCGCTGAAGGATCTGCTCGACACGATCGGTATCACCGAACGCGTTCACCTGCTGGGCAATTCGCTCGGTGGCGGCGCGGCCGTGCGGTTCGCGCTGGACTACCCGGACCGGGCCGGCCGGCTCGTGCTCATGGGGCCGGGCGGGCTGAGCGTCAACCTGTTCGCGCCGGACCCGACCGAGGGTGTCAAGAACCTCGGCAAGTTCAGCTACCAGCCGACGCGTGAGAACCTCGAGGCGTTCCTGCGCATCATGGTGTTCGACCAGAAGCTCATCACCGACCAGTTGATCGACGAGCGCTTCGCTGCGGCCAGCACCCCGGAGTCGCTCGCGGCGGCGAAGGCGATGGGCAAGTCGTTCTCGAGCTCCGAGTTCGAGCTGGGCATGCTGTGGCGCGACGCCTACAAGCTGCGCCAGCCGGTGCTGCTGATCTGGGGCCGCGAGGACCGGGTCAACCCGATCGACGGTGCGCTGGTGGCGCTCAAGATGATTCCGCGGGTGCAGCTGCACGTGTTCGGCGGCTGCGGACACTGGGCACAGCTCGAGAAGTTCGACGAGTTCAACCGGCTCGCAAGCGACTTCCTGCTCGATGGAGGAAAGCGATGA